A genomic segment from Micromonospora echinaurantiaca encodes:
- a CDS encoding type IV secretory system conjugative DNA transfer family protein, translating to MPRLVYRYVSGRPITGRDGYPYLSRGAGRLAGWQRQVIRLSVPATAALAVAQPEQVGSLVGSAALVAGWRARRRFTMRRFNREYVTPTLAALAPAMGLQTGVRLHVDPTLGNLTPRLAKPLSPAEVAVRAWYGERVEPVIRWLPDQAQRAAWAIQRKAEPVTSRLAVFRRPTDPDKGPRIELVADTPYLTKEQRHLVSSIIGSKIPVSDLVESWHQVGPRVTATWTVRKRPPARVGVDQVAEHLPRLAEWEFYIGQGAGDQPVILSLRDDSPHIAVSAGTGAGKSVLAELVAVQVLARGGRVVILDRKGSHRWALGLAGVDYCTRPAQMHDALVRLAALADERNTLALHEPEDWDCGPRVLVIAEELNATIGQLVNFWAEVRGKGDPKRSPAVSALADLLFMGRSAKVNVLAIAQMLTARAIGGPEARENFGIRCLARYTANNWKMLVPEAAMPRASRTLGRWQVVIGGQATEVQVAYLSAADARRLACPRSSGTSQVSGLSSPAGDFLTLRQAIDAGVIPWKLDAAKKRLQRKVGEVPTPRGKSGNADLYARADLARWAGSETGERISQ from the coding sequence GTGCCCCGGCTGGTCTACCGCTACGTGTCGGGTCGACCCATCACCGGCAGGGACGGCTACCCGTACCTGAGCCGGGGTGCTGGTCGGCTCGCCGGCTGGCAGCGTCAGGTGATCCGGCTCAGCGTGCCGGCTACGGCTGCGCTGGCAGTGGCTCAGCCCGAGCAGGTCGGCTCACTGGTCGGCTCGGCTGCACTGGTCGCCGGCTGGCGAGCGCGTCGCCGGTTCACCATGCGCCGGTTCAACCGGGAGTACGTCACCCCGACCCTGGCTGCCCTTGCCCCGGCGATGGGTCTACAGACCGGCGTACGGCTGCACGTTGATCCGACGTTGGGCAACCTCACCCCTCGGCTGGCCAAGCCTCTGTCACCCGCTGAGGTGGCCGTGCGTGCCTGGTACGGCGAGCGGGTAGAGCCGGTGATCCGGTGGCTGCCCGACCAGGCTCAGCGGGCAGCGTGGGCGATCCAGCGCAAGGCAGAGCCGGTCACCTCTCGGCTGGCTGTGTTCCGCCGGCCGACCGATCCCGACAAGGGTCCGCGTATCGAGCTGGTTGCCGACACCCCGTATCTAACCAAGGAGCAACGGCACCTGGTCTCTTCGATCATCGGCAGCAAGATCCCGGTCTCTGACCTGGTCGAGTCCTGGCACCAGGTCGGTCCGCGGGTAACGGCTACGTGGACGGTGCGTAAGCGTCCGCCGGCTCGGGTCGGTGTCGACCAGGTCGCCGAGCACCTGCCCCGGCTGGCTGAGTGGGAGTTCTACATCGGGCAGGGTGCAGGCGATCAGCCGGTGATCCTGTCCCTGCGGGACGATTCCCCGCACATCGCGGTCTCTGCCGGGACGGGTGCGGGCAAGAGCGTGCTTGCCGAGCTGGTCGCCGTGCAGGTGCTCGCCCGAGGTGGGCGGGTGGTCATCCTCGACCGCAAGGGCTCGCACCGCTGGGCGCTCGGTCTGGCTGGCGTCGACTACTGCACCCGCCCGGCACAGATGCATGACGCCCTGGTCAGGCTGGCTGCGCTTGCCGATGAGCGGAACACGCTGGCCCTGCACGAGCCGGAAGACTGGGACTGCGGTCCCCGAGTCCTGGTCATCGCCGAGGAGTTGAACGCCACCATCGGGCAACTGGTCAACTTCTGGGCCGAGGTGCGCGGCAAGGGTGACCCCAAGCGGTCGCCGGCTGTCTCGGCTCTGGCTGACCTGCTGTTCATGGGGCGCAGCGCCAAGGTCAACGTGCTGGCCATCGCGCAGATGCTGACCGCTCGCGCCATTGGCGGACCCGAGGCACGGGAGAACTTCGGCATCCGTTGCCTCGCCCGATACACGGCGAACAACTGGAAGATGTTGGTTCCCGAGGCAGCCATGCCCCGTGCATCCCGGACCCTCGGTCGGTGGCAGGTGGTCATCGGTGGGCAGGCGACCGAGGTGCAGGTGGCGTACCTGTCCGCTGCCGACGCTCGCCGGCTGGCATGTCCCCGGTCCTCGGGGACTTCCCAGGTCAGCGGCCTATCAAGCCCTGCCGGGGACTTCCTGACGCTGCGTCAGGCGATCGACGCCGGGGTGATCCCGTGGAAGTTGGATGCAGCGAAGAAGCGTCTACAGCGGAAGGTGGGCGAGGTGCCTACGCCGAGGGGCAAGAGCGGCAACGCAGACCTGTACGCGAGAGCAGATCTTGCCCGGTGGGCGGGCAGCGAGACCGGAGAGAGGATCAGCCAGTGA
- a CDS encoding DUF2637 domain-containing protein produces the protein MSRTAITSRLTTGLVALVAGYASFTHIYDVAREAGERASVAAVLPLSIDGLILVGTLAMLDDKRNGRKPRLSARLAVAFGVVATLAANIASAQPTITARLVAAVSPVAFLLAVEVLSRRGKLIRPEPVDQVEPVKVAEPVAVERVEPLAPEPVAEPAEVTPTPSKAQPVKRTSEPSRKPVPRSLTSADRIMSAHLAEPDATHARIAELAGVSVATVKRYRPTRSAGSPSPAQPASTAVNGGTPELAGVAA, from the coding sequence GTGTCCCGTACTGCCATCACCTCTCGACTGACTACCGGCCTGGTCGCCCTGGTCGCCGGCTACGCATCGTTCACCCACATCTACGACGTAGCCCGCGAGGCTGGCGAGCGAGCGTCGGTCGCTGCCGTGCTCCCGCTGTCCATCGACGGGCTGATCCTGGTCGGCACGCTCGCGATGCTTGACGACAAGCGGAACGGCCGGAAGCCTCGCCTGTCCGCTCGGCTCGCCGTGGCGTTCGGTGTGGTGGCGACCCTGGCTGCCAACATCGCCAGCGCGCAGCCGACCATCACTGCCCGCCTGGTCGCCGCTGTCTCCCCGGTCGCCTTCCTGCTTGCCGTCGAGGTGCTGTCCCGTCGAGGCAAGCTGATCCGGCCTGAGCCGGTCGACCAGGTCGAGCCGGTCAAGGTTGCTGAGCCGGTGGCCGTCGAGCGGGTCGAGCCGCTTGCGCCTGAGCCCGTAGCCGAGCCGGCCGAGGTGACCCCTACCCCGAGCAAGGCTCAGCCGGTCAAGCGGACCAGTGAGCCGAGCCGCAAGCCTGTTCCCCGCTCGCTCACGTCGGCTGACCGGATCATGTCGGCTCACCTCGCCGAGCCGGATGCGACGCACGCCCGGATCGCTGAGCTTGCCGGGGTCTCGGTGGCGACGGTGAAGCGGTACCGGCCGACCCGCTCGGCTGGCTCGCCTTCCCCGGCGCAGCCTGCGTCGACTGCGGTCAACGGCGGTACGCCCGAGCTTGCGGGGGTGGCGGCATGA
- a CDS encoding helix-turn-helix domain-containing protein, translating into MIIIDGTEYMTAREAAAHLGLSVGTLRNQRSEARSPMTYIRQLGRVLYPVSEVERYAREIGR; encoded by the coding sequence GTGATCATCATCGACGGCACCGAGTACATGACCGCCCGCGAGGCAGCGGCACACCTCGGGCTGAGCGTCGGCACCCTGCGGAACCAGCGCAGCGAGGCTCGCTCTCCCATGACCTACATCCGGCAGCTCGGCAGGGTGCTCTACCCGGTCAGCGAGGTTGAGCGGTACGCACGGGAGATCGGCCGTTGA
- a CDS encoding helix-turn-helix domain-containing protein translates to MLIGLANHAHANGRAAYPSQERLAHYARKSTRSVRTDLATLERLGIIRRGDQRHVAHLPTDRRPVVWDLAMERRRTLPTSLDPFAEPQPGRPNEVPEPVDNRPEACFPPVPTDRKQASKRPEAGFRTGRKQASYEPSLNHQEPSPRSRSLRGGAALPTDPRAEQCPKHRGSPANNCGPCRSEAIGGAA, encoded by the coding sequence GTGCTGATCGGTCTCGCCAACCACGCGCACGCCAACGGCCGAGCCGCGTACCCGTCTCAGGAACGGCTCGCCCACTACGCCCGGAAGTCGACCCGCTCGGTGCGTACCGACCTGGCGACGCTGGAACGGCTCGGGATCATCCGCCGTGGCGATCAGCGGCACGTAGCGCACCTGCCCACCGACCGGCGGCCGGTTGTCTGGGATCTCGCGATGGAGCGTCGGCGCACCCTACCCACCTCGCTCGACCCGTTCGCCGAGCCGCAGCCTGGTCGACCCAACGAGGTTCCCGAGCCTGTGGATAACCGCCCGGAAGCCTGCTTCCCCCCGGTACCGACCGACCGGAAGCAGGCTTCCAAGCGACCGGAAGCAGGCTTCCGCACCGGCCGGAAGCAGGCTTCCTACGAACCGTCCTTGAACCATCAAGAACCATCCCCGCGCAGCCGCTCCCTTCGGGGCGGCGCTGCGCTGCCGACCGACCCTCGCGCCGAGCAGTGCCCCAAGCACCGGGGATCTCCCGCCAACAACTGCGGACCTTGCCGCAGCGAGGCGATCGGGGGTGCGGCGTGA
- a CDS encoding kinetochore Spc7 family protein yields MTTAEKINIGIALVAALGVGALVKSWVDHLLNRRTRRVDIADKSVQIAEAMMSRMESELSRAQEALAKAQQESDELRATLAETKTAKGKLSEQLQEMKNSLRGVDTQITHASTAISGMQGEVHHFRINAAGLKDLARRGRLAYTPEAEETWKRLRQASNAGQEPAPGSAGDVAAGSARDVADDLGSARER; encoded by the coding sequence GTGACTACCGCCGAAAAGATCAACATTGGCATTGCGCTTGTCGCTGCGCTCGGTGTCGGCGCACTGGTTAAGTCATGGGTAGATCACCTGTTGAACCGGCGAACCAGAAGGGTCGACATCGCTGACAAGTCAGTGCAAATCGCCGAGGCGATGATGTCCCGGATGGAGAGCGAGCTATCTCGCGCTCAAGAGGCGCTCGCCAAGGCGCAGCAGGAAAGCGATGAGCTGCGCGCAACGCTGGCAGAGACCAAGACAGCCAAGGGGAAGCTCAGCGAGCAGTTGCAAGAAATGAAGAACTCCCTGCGAGGGGTAGATACCCAGATCACGCATGCAAGTACTGCGATCAGCGGGATGCAAGGCGAGGTTCACCATTTCCGGATCAATGCCGCTGGACTGAAAGACCTCGCCCGTCGGGGCCGGTTGGCGTACACGCCGGAAGCCGAAGAGACGTGGAAGCGTCTGAGGCAGGCCAGCAACGCTGGGCAGGAGCCCGCTCCCGGCTCTGCGGGCGATGTGGCCGCCGGCTCCGCGCGAGATGTCGCCGATGATCTGGGTAGCGCACGCGAGCGTTGA